A region of the Mus musculus strain C57BL/6J chromosome X, GRCm38.p6 C57BL/6J genome:
ATGCCTTATCTTCTCAACCTGTAGCAGGGCCCTCTCCCACAATACCTTTCATTCCTGAGAAATGTCAAGGTGCTTGTCGAGCCGGCAGCTGCTCTTTTCAAACCTTTGCAGAGCTGACAGCATAGATCATAGGCAATAGAGTGCCGGCCTCTTATGGGCCTTAAGATCTGGGCTGTTGCCCAGTTACTAGCACCATTTCCCCTCGTTGTGCTGCCtattaaagaaaaagcactatGCTTCCTCTTAGGCTCACCGTGAACCAACCAGTTTTTATGCGTGGCAAGGAGCAGGACAAGCAATCCCTGTTCAAAGGCATTGAAGTTCATGACAGTTATGGTGAGTGATCAGAGAGGGGCTATGAAAGTGCACCTTCTCAGTCAGGATGCATTCTAAGGTGATAGGCAGCTCTTTTCTTGTTCAGATCAGGGTTGTGTGGAACAGAGCTCACTCTGAGGTGTATTAGAAGATCCTGTCATGCACAATTCTAAAACATTATTGTGTACATTATTCTGGATAATAAGTAAATGGCCAATGTGTAACACCTTCAAAGAGAGTCAGAATGTCCTGTGTCCTACCAGCTTGTGAGGGGATGAGGCAGTGATGAGGCTTAGCTGACACTTCCTATCCAATCAGAAGGAGACTTCTGAAAGGACACATGTCATTGGTCAGATGAAAGAGAGCCAGGCTCCACTAGCTCCTCCTCCATGAATGGGCTCACTCTCCACTCTAGCCTTCCCTAAATCAGCAAGATCTGAGCCTTTGGAATATTTACTAACAAAAAAACCCTTCTGATTTGTCACTATCTGTAGATGAATGCTTTGAAGGATCTTTTGGTGTGACACCAAGAAAACGAATGAAGGCAAGTATCACCTCTTTCTTTAGGAGTGCACCCTGTTTGTCCCTTAGTTTATGTCCACActgtttttttaagacttatttattattatatgtaagtatactgtacctgtcttcagacaccccagaagagggtatctgatctcattacagatggttgtgagccaccatctggttgctgggatttgaactcaggaccttcagaagagcagtcagtgctcctaactgctgagcaatcttgccagccacctctatttttttttctctttttatgtccTCATTGTTGAGGACATAGTTTTCTTCTTGGTGGTGGataagtgtatatatacatatttgataCTTAAAGTGTAAATTTTAACGTGAAGTTTCGCATGCTGTTTCAAGCGCCCATTCTAAGTGTATCATTCATAGCGTTAcatatggttagttcatatcgttatAGTCATTGAATCTCtgggtctggttaattttggtgtgtgatGATTTTCTTTATTCGTCAGGCCCTGTTTTAAATATTATCCAGTAAATTAGAACACCCTATATCCAGTAGCAGAAACACTCCCTGTAGATTACTATTTGCCAAAATGCCTTTTCTCTGATTCTCTTTTATAGCTGACATCAGTGACAATAAGTATTCATAATGTAGAAGAAAGACTTGCCTCTGGAAAGCATGATTCCAACTTGGCAGGTTGGCTGCAATCTAATTCTTATTCCTTAACATAAGTTATTGTTTGTCAATGtggtatttatttaattctttgagaattttatataattgattttaatcatattcacacATACCCCACCCTTTTATTCAATGAATATAAAAATCTTTCCTAGCTGTTTTTCACCCAACATCcataccttttttatttttatttatgtatataaaaataccCTAGGTCAATTTGTGCTATCTACATACTGTGTGATGAAGAACCAGCCACTAGAGTATGGTTGACCTACCAGGGGCCATACCTTTAAAATGGACTCTTTCTCCCACAAAAACCACCTACTCTTAAGAGCACAGGAATTCCCACTCAGTCCATGCCAGAGTGCTGGcaggcttgatcttgtgcaggtctcatGGGGGCAAAGACACCTACTGTGTGTTCATGAGTCTAATAACCATGTCATGTCCCTCAAACACTATATTACTCTGGTGCGAATGTCTTCTGCCTCTTCAAATCTCTCGATCCCCCTCTTCTGTTATGGAACTTGAGCTTGGGAGGAGAGTGTGTGACATGTTTGATGTTTTGTGGGCAATCCATAGACACTTACTTTGTGCAGTCTAACCAGATGGGAGTTTCTGCATTAGCCACAAATCACTGTACAAAACAACTTCTCTGATGCTGTCTGAGAGCTCCTTTCCCTATGGGTAGAGATGTATGAGTTTAGAAGACAGTTCGTAATACATTCATTTAGCAAAATTATAGTAACAGGTTTCCCAGGGGTCCTGAATAACTACAGTTTCTTGGTACAGGACCTGTGTTTCTTCAATTAGAGCATTTTAGTACTTACAGTACTGATAATGAGGATTGTCTCAACTGTGCTAGATTATTGACCCAAAGTGCATTTCCACTCACTTTCTGACCTGTAGCCCAACCCACTGAAGTGTAGTCAAGTCTTCCTTAGTTTCTGAAGGCCAGGTGATGCTCCTGTCAGTATTCTCTCGCAGAACTTGCACATTCTTTATGCTGACACTCACTTTCCACATAGGGATCTCCAGCTGGCCTATGCTCTCTGAAGGgcccatgctctcttctggctacAAATGACAGGGCTTTCATGGTAGACCCCTTCCACTATGATCGAGTTCAGGACATATCTATACCTGAGAACTTTCTGCCTCACAGCCCCAAGACAGAGGACCCCCAGGAGGCACCTGACTATGGAATGGGGGTTTCCACAGCTGCAGGGTCCAGTGTATTgtagagagaattctgggagcTGAGGTTAGTGACCAGTGAGGCCCCAGGAAAGGACTGACTGTGTGAAGGGAGGGATCCTGATAGTGCATAGGTAGGTGCTTACTATTATCTGACACTCTAGTTACAGAGTATCTGACCCTGTGTTTCCTCCACAGTCATACCCACATATATGttccacatacacagagacacacacagaaatacaagtATAAATACACAATAAAAGGCTATACATTCAGTTTTTGGCTTCTTTTAGTTGTACATATACTCCCTCATGCATGactcaggaagatgaatgaaaggtAGCTGAGGATTAGTGACTAATGGCACTTCTTGGCATATCAACAGAAAGGGTGTAGGCACCACCTTGTTCAGTTCCACCTGCAGTGCTCCCACCAGCATTACATGTGATACCATCTCTGGCATGATGTTCTTTAATAACTACAtcactgtctcctttctttctactCTGCTCCCTGATGCGTTCACCTGCACACGCCACAACAGCACATTCATTTGCAAATGTCACCATGGTGTGTTCATCTCCACATACCACCATGgggcattcacatgcacataccaccaCAGTGCATTCACCTGGACATGCCACCATGGTGCATTCACCTGCACTCACTACCATTGTGTGTTCATCACCACAGGCCCCATGGTATGTCCATCTGCACGTGGCACTAAGGTGCATGCAGTGCTGTGTCCTTCTTTCTGTTCATGCTTTACTTACTGTGCTCGTAGTGCACCACCAGTTTCTGTGTGcagcaatgtattttatattcctGTCTCTCCCAGAGCGTGTGGCTTCCTCCGGCGTTTTCTTCACCTAATCTTTGTTCCTCACTCTTAATGATATCTCTTCTGCTTGCGCAAATGACAGTGTAATAAcaatataaaggaaaacatggtAGCTCTGGAAACTAGGTTtacttaggacatttctttcccatttaaacacctgtggtttttttttaatttagttacaAAAAGTGAAATACTTTGTCAAGTGAAATTAATGAGTAATGaaaaatccttttaaaacacCTGCAAAAGATCAATCCCTTTAACATTCTGCTATGGAAGGACGGGCTCACCAGCTTCTGACCCTCTCAGAGGATATGGTGGCATTGCCAGGTGCTAGGGGAAAAGGCCAATGATTGATGCCCAATGCACATTTAAGTAAGCTGAATTATACTCACTGGTTCTCTCCGATACCAAACAGGAGGCAATAAAAGGGAATCTAGGGGTAGGGAGGAAGGGCATCAGTGTGACTCAAGCAAGCAGTTAGATGCacacattatacattatatatgcatataaaatatgataATGAAATGGAACAACATATATAACTAATATATGCTAATAGAACCTTTAGAATAATACAGGAGAAGACACTTAACCTCTAATATAATACAAACATACAACTAACTCAATGAATAAGCGCTTCAGTGTTTAAAAACTGCTGAAGAATGTAGCACGGGAGAAATAACCCAACGTGTGTTCCAGGAAGAGTAGGCTCAGTGACACCAGCACAACAAAGAGAAAGCCCATGGTTTGGGGACAGACAATAGGGTGGCATTGGATGAGAGGaaagtacaggggaaaaaatactCTGGTTTCCCTGGAATGTTCGAAGTTTTTCTCCTTTCTGGGTAAGGCTCTCCCCCAAGCACCAGTTCAGATGTTACAATGGGTCTCTATAATCATAATTTGACATGTCCTTCTTAAAGCCTTGTGACACTGGACATGTTTTCTACATGCTCTGAAGCTAACTATGAAATCCATACAATATAAGTGAATGGTCACTGGGCCCTCCTCCTAATGGAGGATAAAATAGGAAATCTATATCAGGCGGTTGGGATGCTGATGGGGACAAGACAATACACTGGACAGTATAACCCAAACTGGCCTTTGGTCTATATTGCTGTATGGCTGACATCTCAGTCTCATGAGCCAGAAGTAAAGGCCCAGAGGCTCATGGGAGGGCCAAgccctgttcttttctgatgaGAAAAGGCCTAGAACTCATGCACTAACCTCTCCACATTTTAGAAACTGATGGCATTCAGGTCAATGTTTGGAGCCACCGGCTGCGAGAGAGGAAGTATCAAGTGATATATTCAGAGATTAGTGAtcctgaagaggaagaagatgatgattaCTGAACTTGTAAGTGGTCCTCTGACACATCTCACAACACCCAGAACACACACGTTTCCCATATGGTATTAGACCCTACCCAATCATCCACTTCTAGTCCTTTGGGGTGCAAGATGAACCGGATGTAATATGTCATGCTTCCTTTACTCCAGTGCTGGGTAGTTTGGAGACCTTCCCTAGCCAGGATGATATGGGCTTCTAAATCCCAGGTTATCTCTCAAAGTGTAAGCCATTACTTTCTCTGGTGAGGGAGGGCCATGCTCTAGAAGAGGGTGTGCTTGTGGGGTAGAGCTTTGAAGCTTGGCAGAAGGAGAGCATGCAGGCTGAGGAGGACAGGTGTAAACAGAGCGCTGAGTAGGTGGTGGCAACTCACTAGCATTTCTCTTCCTTCTATTTCTTGTCTCAACCACAGACAGTCGAAATAAGTCCACAGTGGAAGAAGGATGGAGTGGCGATTCAACATCACAGCTAAAGCTTTGAAAGACTAAATATCAGCAGTATAGATACatacatttattcatatatttattgatGATATATACTTAtacctatatttatttatttataaaagtctACTAGAAGTCTGAGTTAAGCATGTGTCACATGTTTGTTCTCTTAGCAATTTTGTAGGATGTGCCAAACACTGTTAGGATCTTTTTCTGTTATGCCAaacatttccttttattattgtCACTGTGTTGAGCCCCACTATAACTGCTCTTTCTGTGCCAGGCACTCTTTAAACAAAGATCTTTGTGTATGGCAAGCATCTGGTCAGCACAGTGGGTAATACATGCTAAGCACTCTGATAGTATTGTCTTACTGTGTGCCAGCCACTCTGGCAGAATACCAATGTTTCAAGCAGATtaaatggctcagtgataaagGATCCTGCTGTcagacttgagttcaatcttAAAGACCTACATGGTTGACACAGAGAACTGGCTCCctcacagtgtcctttgctatTCACAACTGTACGTATTTGTGGGtgcatacacatacccacatatcCATGCATACAAGCACTTCCCTTCATCTTGGATTAGGGTGGCCAACAAGGAATATAGGAAAGGCCCAAGGCAAGAAACAGACTCAAGTACATGGTTCGAATGAGCTAATTCCTCAGTCATCCTTGTCTCCCACATGATACCAAGATCATGTGACATCGCCAACAGATTTGCTTGGCGATTAAATGAGAGATCCCACAAAATAATTACGTTCAGAAATGTCCTCACACATGGGAAAAAGTGGAAATTTTCCTACTATGTCCTAGACTTCTCTGTAACACCCAGACGATCAATATTAACACATATACTCAGTTGTTTGCGTCATTTCCAGATGAGGTTTCACTAAATAACCCAGGCAGGTATCAAATTTGCAGTTGTCCTCTGTCAACTTCCAAGTCATCAGGATCAGAGATTCTCCTGGGCTATAATCAATATCTTTTGCTTTATTACTATTCACTGATATAGGTTCCATTATGCATCCCAggctatactggaactcactttatagccaTATTGTGGTATTTGTGCCGAACCCTCCCTCTGGAGTACTGGGCTTACAAGAGTAGACTACTGTACATAGTGTGATTGAATACATTCCAAGTGAGTTTAACATTGACCTAGGTCCCTAGAACAGGAGTTAGGGAGCAACAAGGTACGGAAGACAGTAGGGTCATCACAAGGAGAGTGTTGTGAGCAGTACTCACCAAACTCACAATAAAGAATActccttgggggctggagagatggcttagtggttaaagtgctaactgctcttccagaggtcctgagttcaaatcccagcaacaacatggtgggtcacaaccatctgtaatgggatctgatgccctctcctggtgtgtttgaagacaatgacagtgtggTCATATATACCAAGataaataataattgtttaaGAAATACTTCTCTTTAGCCTGGGATATGGTTTACTAGTAAAGACTGACTAACATATACAACAGGCCTAGGGTACATGGAATCTCGCTAGAAAAATAAGATAAACTGGCAGAAATTTAGGATTTTATATGAACAGGAATAGATGATAAAGTAGATACTTAACAGAGCCTAAGGGAGGTCTCGCAAATGTGGAACTAGAGCCAAGTCCAAAGTCAGAGCCAAATGGCAGCAAAGGTAGAAGAGGTTATGGAATAGAAGAATTAAGGCTTATATCTGAAGGACATAGATAGTACAAATGAAACCTAGAGTTCTGGTCCACTGAAGGCAAGGGACACATAACCTGTGTTGGTATGATAAGGGTTTCAGTAAGGTCTAGAATTATTATTAGTGTTCCATGGTCGATGCGATGAGGTGAGCTATGTCATATGTCAATTTCATATAGCATTCGTATGTAGGAGCCATAATGTCCCATGTAACTCTCCTAGGGATGATGGAGGTAATGTGTGTTCCTATGCATATGGCTCTGATGAACAGAACTATAGAGAGGAAAGAGACAAGAGGCCTCTGCTTCAGCACTATATGAGGATGCAGAGAGGGTTCAGAGGCACTGATAAATGGATGTgttcaacaaaacaaaccaaatgcagaaagagatggttcagggttAACTTCAAATGAGTAACCATGTTGAAATTTGTGTCTTGTGTAATTTTGTATTGGATGGGGTATGAAATCGGAAAGGGTATCATAAATGGGAGGTGGAGTCCTTAAAGAGATACAAAGAGTAACTTTGTGCACAGGGGCCAGGAAAGTAGTAACAGGAACAATCAGTGAGAAAGAAGGGGATTAGCAAGATGGGGATAGGGGGTGGGACAAGGTATGGGAATATGTCACGATAAAACCCATTACTTTATATGCTGCCTTAAAACATCAAAGGAATAGATTCTTGAGGATTAAATGGGAAGAGAAAATAGTCTACTTTTGAAGCAGAATCAGTGGTCCTTTGTTGGATGAAGAAAatcttatatttaattaaaactgGGAGTCATGAATGGAAGTTTGAAGCTTGCTGCTCTTGTCACTCTCTAAAAGTGTCCCTACTGTGTCATCTATCTCACTAACACTCACTGAATGGCCATCAGAACAATCACATATGTCACGTACTGAAGATCAAGCCCAAGGTAAATGCTAATACTGGAAGACTAATGCTTTCCAGCTACAGTAGCATGCTCAGAGGAATGTGGGATGGACTTTGTGGTGCAGGGTTCTGAAAATAAGCCCTAAACCATTTTGATTTACAGTCACGCAGAATAGAAGGCTACCACCCATAGCTCAATTCATTTATGCATATTTAATTGTTCTTCATATGTTCCTATAGGAATTAAAATGTATATGATTTGTTATGAACATACTAGGACTCCCAAAATAATAACTATTTGTGAAAATAACCAATACACAATGAATACAACTGATATAGTCCAAGTGCCAACTTAGACATTTGGAAGTTCTGTATGCAAGTTATTCAGAATTCAAGCTGTGTTTGCACCTGAATTTTGCTTCCTAGAGGATACTCAGTAGGTACACATCCACCCAGAAAAGACACTGAATGTGGGTGTAGATGCCTGCCTTAAAGAAGGGTACTGTGCATTCTGAACTGGAGTGCATGGGCTGCTATTGTAAGGTCCAAAGTCACTCAGACTCTTTAACACATTTTAAGGCCCTGGTGCTGAGCTCTCACCTCAGCTTATGGCTCCTGCACTGTAGGTACAAGAAGATGAAAAGCACAGCTACTGCATGCTGAGTTGTTTAAAGTGGTAAATTGGGCTCTTCGTTCCTCTAATCTTCAGATGCTTCACCCAGACGCTTTTCACTTCTCACTCTTAGAGTGTCTGGACCAGCCCCGTTCCACAGAAACTCCTTGAGAGTCTCTTAGCATGGAGAATCTGGTTCTACGTCACCACTTTTACCCAGTTCAATGAGCAAAATAGCTTTAAGAAGCAGCTGGTAGTATCACTGTGACCCAAAGTTTAGTGTCTCTTGGAATGAGAGAGACTGAACATAATGAATGGGGTACAAATATTTCAAGCAACAAAGGAATCATTAGAGGTATTACAGGGGATGTTGACAGGTGAAATTTATAAGTTCCCTGCTCTGCTACATCATCCTAAATAGTTCAGCTTGTATAAATCCACGTATTAGCGGAGTACATATGTGGATATACCTACTTCTAAGACAGTATTTCTGAAGCTCTGGGTTATAGCTGGTGTGGCCTTTTAGTGAGAAGCTATTTGTGCATTTTAGCATTGTCCCTGAGGCTTAGCAGGTTTAGCAGTGTCCATTAGTTATCAGCAAATAGACAGCATCCTAATTGTGGCAAGTAGGGCCAAATGACAAGAGGAGATGGTGGTAGCATAAACATTCACTAATGATGACAACAATCAGGTAAAGTTACCACTTTTGTGTATTTGAGCATACTATAATGATACATTTGGGTATAAGGCCAAATTTTTtctaattattcatttttttaatttcaattttttacggctttctattttatttttaaattaaagacagCATAAAACAAACGATTGTGAGTGCCTTTCATACAAGATAAGTTACTCATTAAAACATTTGAGTTCgttgccagagcaattcgacaacaaaggagatcaaggggatacaaattggaaaagatgaagtcaaattatcactttttgcagatgatatgataatatatataagtgatcctaaaaattccaccagagaactcttaatcctgatgaacagcttcggtgaagtagctggatataaaattaactcaaacaagtcaatgacctttctctacacaaagaataaacaggctgagaaagaaattagggaaacaacacccttctcaatagtcacaaataatataaattatcttggcgtgactctaactaaggaagtgaaggatcagtatgataaaaacttcaagtccctgaagaaagaaattaaagaagatctcagaagatggaaagatctcccatgctcatggattggcaggatcaatatagtaaaaatggctatcttgccaaaagcaatctacagattcaatgcaatccccatcaaaattccaactcaattcttcaatgaattagaaagagcaatctgcaaattcatctggaataacaaaaaacctaggatagcaaaagctcttctcaaggataaaagaacctctggtggaatcaccatgcctgacctaaagctttactacagagcaattgttataaaaactgcatggtactggtatagtgacagacaagtagaccaatggaatagaattgaagacccagaaatgaacccacacacctatggtcacttgatctttgacaagggagctaaaaccatccagtggaagaaagacagcattttcaacaaatggtgctggcacaactggttgttatcatgtagaagaatgcgaatcgacccattcctctctccttgtactaaggtcaaatctaagtggatcaaggaacttcacataaaaccagagacactgaaacttatagaggagaaagtggggaaaagtctcaaagatatgggcacaaggaaagaattcctgaatagaacagcaatggcttgtgctgtaagatcgaggtttgacaaatgggacctcatgaaactgcaaagcttctgcaaggcaaaagacaccgtcaataagacaaaaagaccaccaacagattgggaaaggatctttacctatcttaaatcagagaggggactaatatccaatatataaaaagaactcaagagggtggactccataaaatcaaataacccccttaaaagatggggctcagagctgaacaaagaattctcacctgaggaataccgaaaggctgagaaacacctgaaaaaatgttcaacatccttaatcatcagagaaatgcaaatcaaaacaaccctgatattccacctcacaccagtcagaatggctaagatcaaaaattcaggtgacagcagatgctggcgaggatgtggagaaagaggaacactcctccattgttggtgggattgcaagcttgtacaaccactctggaaatcagtctggtggttcctcagaaaattggacatagtactaccggaggatcccacaatacctctcctgggcatatatccagaagatgtcccaaccggtaagaaggacacatgttccactatgttcatagcagccttatttataatagccagaagctggaaagaatccagatgtccctcaacagaggaatggatacaaaaaatgtggtacatttacacaatggagtactactcagctattaaaaagaatgcatttacgaaattcctaggcaaatggttggacttggagggcatcatcctgagtgaggtaacccaatcacaaaggaactcaaatgaaatgcactcactgataagtggatattagcccagaaacttagtatagcgagatataaggtacaatatgcaaaacacatgaaactgaagaataacgaagaccaaagtgctcactttgctccttcttagaattggaaacaatcacccgtggtaggagttacagagacaaagtttggagctgagacaaaaggatggaccatctagagactgccatatccagggatccatcccataattagcctccaaacgatgacaccattgcatacactagcaagcctttgttgcaaggaccgtgatatagctgtcccttgtgagactaggccggggcctagcaaacacagaagtggatgctcacagtcaactattggagggatcacagggcccccaatgagctagagaaagtatccaaggagctaaagagatctgcaaccctatcggcggaacaacattatgaactaaccagtaccccggagctcttgactctagctgcatatgtatcaaaagatggccaattcgaccatcactggaaagagaggcccattggtcaggcaaactttatatgccccagtacaggggaacaccagggccaaaaaatgggaatgggtgggtaagagagtcagggggggggagggggggaacttttgggatagcattggaaatgtaattgaggaaaatacctaatgaaaaaaaattgtgttcGTGTCTGTTCGTGAACttatatcttttaaaacatattttaattaggtatttatttcatttacatttccaatctatagatgactgtgagcatccacttctgtgtttgccaggcactggcatagcctcacaagacacagctatatcagggtcctttcaataaaatcttgctagtgtatgcaatggtgtcagtgttcagaggctgattatgggatggatccccgggtatggcagtctctacatggtacaTCAGTTTGTCTCAGCTTAGAGccacttttttgggggggtgggttggAATTCATACCAACTTTATTGAGTCTATGTTCTTTCCATAGTGATACCTGATACTATGGAAACTTAATCTGGttcttaaaataacaacaacaataataataatgacaaaccAGGTTATACCCACCCCAGTGTCTTCAAAAGGAGAAAATGTAGGTCAGCATCTTTGCCACTACTCCATGTGGCCTAAGATCCTGGCAAAAACTAGTAACCACAGGCCCATCCCTTTCCACTTAAAACTCCCACCACCTTCCCATAGCTTCCAGCTTCGGAGAGAAAAACCAGCAAGGAAAggactctctcctcctttctgccTCGGCGTCTGAATTACACTTAAGACTTTGCTGACAAACATACATCAGCCTCTGCTCCCACAAGGGCAGCGGAAGCCAAGCAGTCTTCTTCTAAGTCTGCTTCACGCATCACTGACAGAACCAACCCTGTTCCAATTGCTGAAGCCTTAAGAGTAGCAATGACCTAGAAAtcgacagtgtgtgtgtgtgtatgtgtgtgtgtgtgctgaaggaAACAAAACAGTCCACAGAAAGCCCTATTTCCAAAtggggagaagacagagagaggggaaggaactTGGCCCCTTTGAATTTGTAAATGCAATCTTGGCTAGAAGCCAGGGAGGATACAGCCCAGTCCCACTG
Encoded here:
- the Ssxb7 gene encoding protein SSX1 codes for the protein METLRSCEKIPMEVLYEPKNICKAFQDISTYFSDEEWGKLTQWQKSAYVYMKRNYIRMTDLGKMKSVLTVNQPVFMRGKEQDKQSLFKGIEVHDSYDECFEGSFGVTPRKRMKLTSVTISIHNVEERLASGKHDSNLAETDGIQVNVWSHRLRERKYQVIYSEISDPEEEEDDDY